The following are from one region of the Pseudorasbora parva isolate DD20220531a chromosome 12, ASM2467924v1, whole genome shotgun sequence genome:
- the klhl41b gene encoding kelch-like protein 41b, which translates to MDPKAIKEELRLFQSTLLQDGLKELLNENKFVDCTLKIGDRSFPCHRLIMAACSPYFRELFFSEDGKEKESGKEVVLDDVDPNIVDMIIQYLYSAEIDLTDDNVQEIFAVANRFQIPSVFTVCVNYLQKKLSLSNCLAVFRLGLVLSVPRLAISARDFIADHFETVAAEEEFLQLAPHELLALIGGDTLNVEKEEVVFESVMKWVRSDKAKRAKSLEEVFDCIRFRLLPEKYFREKVEADDIIKADPELLKKLQVIKDAFGGKLPEKKPKEKKEGEAGEEEEEELLPGYLNDTRRLGMYGRDLILMINDTAAVAYDVAENECFLAAMSEQVPKNHVSLCTKKNQLFVIGGLFVDEDSKESPLQCYFYQLDSIAADWRAMPPMPSPRCLFCLGESQHLLFAIAGKDLQTNESLDSVMCYDTEKMKWSETKKLPLHVHGHAVVSHNNLVYCIGGKTDDNKAINKMFVYNHKQSEWRELAAMKTPRAMFGAVVHKGRIIVTGGVNEEGLTALSEAYDFGTNKWDTFTEFPQERSSVNLVSTGGNLYAIGGFAIVELEDKNIGPSEVTDIWQYEDDKKTWSGMLREMRYASGSSCVGMRLNAARMPKL; encoded by the exons ATGGATCCCAAAGCCATAAAAGAGGAGCTGCGGCTGTTCCAGAGCACCTTGCTTCAGGATGGACTGAAAGAACTTCTGAATGAGAACAAGTTTGTGGACTGCACTTTAAAAATCGGTGACCGCAGCTTTCCCTGCCATCGCCTGATCATGGCCGCCTGCAGCCCCTACTTCAGAGAGCTCTTCTTCTCTGAGGACGGCAAGGAGAAGGAAAGCGGCAAGGAAGTGGTTCTGGACGACGTTGATCCTAACATCGTGGACATGATCATCCAGTATCTGTATTCGGCTGAGATCGACTTAACGGATGACAACGTTCAGGAGATATTTGCAGTGGCGAACCGTTTCCAGATTCCCTCAGTGTTTACAGTATGTGTGAACTATCTTCAGAAGAAGCTTTCACTGTCCAATTGTCTAGCTGTCTTCCGGCTCGGCCTAGTCCTCAGCGTTCCCAGGCTCGCCATATCGGCACGCGATTTCATCGCTGACCACTTCGAAACCGTGGCTGCCGAGGAGGAGTTCCTTCAGCTGGCACCTCATGAGCTCTTGGCCCTGATTGGTGGAGACACGCTTAATGTGGAGAAAGAAGAAGTTGTCTTCGAGTCGGTGATGAAGTGGGTGCGCAGCGACAAGGCCAAACGAGccaagagtctggaggaagtgTTCGACTGCATCCGCTTCCGCCTGCTTCCAGAGAAGTACTTCCGGGAGAAGGTTGAGGCCGATGACATCATCAAGGCCGATCCAGAACTTTTGAAGAAGCTGCAAGTCATCAAAGATGCCTTCGGAGGAAAACTCCCCGAGAAGAAACCCAAAGAGAAGAAGGAAGGAGAGGCCggagaagaggaggaagaggagctgCTGCCAGGTTACTTGAATGATACTCGTAGACTGGGGATGTACGGACGAGATCTAATCCTCATGATCAATGACACGGCTGCTGTGGCGTATGACGTGGCCGAGAATGAGTGTTTTCTGGCTGCCATGTCAGAGCAAGTGCCAAAGAACCATGTGAGTCTCTGTACCAAGAAGAACCAGCTCTTTGTCATTGGGGGCCTGTTCGTTGATGAAGACAGCAAAGAGTCTCCACTGCAGTGCTACTTCTACCAG CTGGACAGTATTGCTGCTGATTGGAGGGCAATGCCACCCATGCCCAGCCCTCGATGCCTGTTCTGTCTGGGTGAAAGTCAACACCTTCTGTTTGCCATCGCTGGCAAAGACCTGCAAACCAACGAGTCCCTTGACTCTGTCATGTGTTATGACACAGA AAAGATGAAATGGAGCGAGACCAAGAAACTTCCTCTTCATGTTCACGGCCATGCAGTTGTCTCACATAACAACCTGGTATACTGCATTGGAGGAAAGACAGATGAcaa CAAAGCTATCAATAAAATGTTTGTGTACAACCACAAGCAGTCTGAATGGCGAGAACTGGCTGCTATGAAGACGCCCAGAGCAATGTTTGGTGCCGTAGTTCATAAAGGAAGAATCATTGTAACTGGGGGTGTGAATGAAGAAGGACTCACAGCTTTATCTGAAGCCTACGATTTTGGAACAAACAA GTGGGACACATTCACAGAGTTCCCCCAAGAGCGCAGCTCTGTGAATCTGGTGAGCACTGGAGGAAACCTCTACGCAATTGGCGGCTTTGCTATTGTAGAGCTGGAAGACAAAAACATCGGACCCTCCGAGGTCACTGACATTTGGCA GTATGAAGACGACAAAAAGACATGGAGCGGCATGCTGAGAGAGATGCGCTACGCTTCTGGCTCCTCTTGTGTTGGAATGCGTCTGAATGCTGCCAGGATGCCCAAACTCTAA